In a genomic window of Bacillota bacterium:
- a CDS encoding Rne/Rng family ribonuclease produces the protein MPKEILVNVEAAETRAAVIEDGVLVDFLVERAGHQRHVGNIYKGRVENVLPGMEAAFIDIGLEKNAFLYAGDVIVSPDEREFDDMPHEKARSIRDLVREGQEIIVQVAKEPIGTKGPRVVTHITLPGKYVVLMPTVDYIGVSRRIPDEEERARLKAIAHSIKPKRMGLIVRTAAESRDEKDLIQELHFLIKLWRRIQSRSRRAKAPCLLHQDYDLIYRIIRDLFSENADTLIIDNAAEYGKAIELLRILSPHRAGRVKLYHNDGISLFEAYGIENEVDKALRRKVWLDCGGYLIFDQTEALLSIDVNTGRYIGSSNLADTVLKTNLEAATEIAHQLRLRNAGGIIIIDFIDMDSEEDRKKVLQRLEDALRADKTKTSILGFTQLGLIEMTRKKTRPSLQDILERACPYCDGRGRVLSEETIALRAEREIKRVARSTKKPAMLIEVHPTVASLLIGTGGANLARVEQETGKFIYVKGSIDMHVEDIDIAFVGTKEEVEARAIPVKAGDVIDVEIEEPHASNPRDGICRLEGYIVDVEGGGALVGSTARVEITRVFRTYARARLIDSAIGSGSDANGVYA, from the coding sequence ACATGTTGGCAACATCTATAAAGGCCGCGTGGAAAATGTGCTGCCGGGGATGGAAGCAGCTTTTATAGACATAGGTCTTGAAAAGAATGCATTTTTATATGCCGGAGATGTCATAGTGAGTCCCGATGAACGCGAATTTGACGATATGCCCCATGAAAAAGCGAGATCGATCAGAGATCTAGTTCGAGAGGGTCAGGAGATCATAGTGCAGGTCGCCAAAGAACCCATAGGGACAAAGGGTCCCAGGGTAGTCACGCATATAACTCTGCCAGGGAAATACGTGGTCTTGATGCCGACTGTTGATTATATAGGGGTATCGAGGCGCATACCTGACGAAGAAGAAAGAGCGCGTCTCAAGGCAATTGCGCATTCCATCAAACCCAAGAGAATGGGGCTGATCGTCCGAACGGCGGCCGAATCAAGGGACGAGAAGGATCTTATACAGGAACTCCATTTCCTCATCAAATTGTGGAGGAGGATCCAGAGCCGCAGCAGGCGGGCCAAGGCGCCATGCCTGCTGCATCAAGATTATGACCTGATATATAGGATCATAAGGGATCTCTTTTCTGAGAATGCCGACACCTTGATAATAGATAATGCAGCTGAATATGGGAAGGCCATTGAACTGCTCAGAATCCTATCCCCTCATCGCGCGGGCAGGGTAAAGCTCTATCATAATGATGGGATTTCGCTCTTCGAGGCTTATGGTATTGAAAATGAAGTTGATAAGGCCTTAAGACGCAAGGTATGGCTGGATTGCGGCGGGTACCTCATCTTTGACCAGACCGAGGCCCTCCTCAGCATAGATGTAAATACTGGTCGATATATCGGGAGCAGCAACCTGGCAGATACAGTCTTGAAGACGAATCTTGAGGCTGCCACGGAGATCGCCCACCAGCTAAGGCTCAGAAATGCAGGTGGCATTATCATCATAGATTTCATCGACATGGATTCTGAGGAGGATAGAAAAAAGGTCCTGCAAAGGCTTGAGGATGCGCTGAGGGCTGATAAGACCAAGACCAGCATCCTGGGTTTTACGCAGCTTGGACTCATTGAAATGACCAGGAAGAAGACACGCCCCAGCCTCCAGGATATACTCGAGAGAGCCTGTCCATATTGTGACGGAAGAGGGCGGGTACTCTCAGAGGAGACCATTGCCCTTAGGGCTGAGCGTGAAATAAAACGGGTGGCTCGCAGCACGAAGAAGCCTGCGATGCTGATAGAAGTGCATCCTACAGTGGCATCATTGCTCATAGGCACAGGTGGCGCTAACCTGGCCAGGGTGGAGCAGGAGACAGGCAAGTTCATCTATGTCAAGGGATCTATAGACATGCATGTGGAGGACATAGACATAGCATTTGTAGGCACCAAGGAAGAGGTTGAGGCCAGGGCTATCCCTGTCAAGGCGGGTGATGTCATAGATGTGGAAATCGAAGAGCCCCACGCTTCAAACCCGAGGGATGGGATCTGCAGGCTGGAGGGCTACATCGTGGATGTTGAGGGGGGAGGAGCGCTTGTCGGCTCGACGGCGCGTGTCGAGATAACAAGAGTTTTCAGGACCTATGCCCGGGCCAGGCTCATTGACAGCGCCATCGGATCCGGTTCAGACGCAAATGGCGTCTATGCTTGA